GAATGTTGAAACTGGCGCGATATTGGCCCGAAACTTCTTCGGCGACTTCGCCATAAAAACTGCTAAGTTGCTCTTTTGAAGGGGTTTGGTAGATCATGGCTTTGGTATCGCGCTGCAAATCCTCCAACAATTTACCATCAAATTCAGGGCTGGTTAGGCCGATGATGTAGGTTGGAATTTTGGCTTTATTGGCTTTGGTCACGATGCTGTCGTAATTATCGCCTTTGCTGGCAGTATCAGCGCCATCAGAAATCAAGACGATGAAGGTTTGGCCTTTGGCACGGCGCAATTGGGTATAGCTGATCGCCAATGCATCGTAGATCGCGGTTTGGCCTTCGGGTTTAAGCTCGGTGATACTTTGGCGCACTGCTTCAATATCATCAGTTAGTGAATGGTCAACCGTCACCAACGTACCAAAGTGAATCAAGCCAACATTGGCGTTTGAGGGCAGATGATCGAGAAAATCGAGGGCCGCAATTTTAGCTGCATCAAGGCCGCCATCGGTTAAACCCTCTTTGCTTGGCCCCATACTCCCGCTGGTATCCATGACCAACATAATATTAAGCGGATCTTTGACCCGTGAGAGATTGACCCATGAAAAGCCTTCGATCGGATTATCATTTTGAAAGACACTCACATTTTGGCGTGGTACATCGGTTATGACACCAGTTGGGCGCATGACGCTCAAGTACATATCAATTTCAGGGAAGCGGGTATCGTCAATCCGATTAATTTCAACCCCATCGATATCTTCTAGCTGCATCAAACCATTGCTCGTATTGCCTTGGTTAAAATCGGTAGTTTCGCCATTGGCTTCGGCTGTTCCAAACGAGGTATTTGGTACGGTATCGCGGCGCGACAAAGCATAGATTACCAACCACATAATTGCTGCGGTTGCGATTGCGCCCGCCAGCCACTTCAAGTGGGAAGGCTTCTTTTTGGCAACTGGGGTAACTTTGCCCGATAACCAATCTTGGATTTGCTGACCAAGGTCTTGGGCGCTTGGGCGTTGGCTGGGGTTAGCGGCAGTAGCTCGTTGCAAAATGCTGCGTAGCGTGCCATCAATTGCTGGTAGCATTGCCAAAGGGTTGCCTTGTGGGGCAAATTGACCACTAAGCATCCACGCGATCAATGCTCCGATGTAGTAGATATCGCATTGAGGGCTGGGCTGTTCGTTGACTGGCAAGAGTTGGGCTGGAATTGGCCCAGCCTTTTGACCAGCACTGGGATCAATTTTTGGCACGATTGTGCCTTGTGAACCAAGATCAAGCAGGCTTGGCCCATACAGATTGCTGGCAGTGAGCGCGGTGCGTTGGCGATGATTGAATTCAGCAGTTTCAATTAAGCCTAAGGCATATTGGGCCGCAACCTGCGCTGGCAAACTTCCGGCTGTATCCAATAGTTGTTGGAGCGTCAACGACTGCACATCTAAAATTGCTACTTCGCTACCAGCTTGGTCGGCAATCTGGACGACCATTTGTTGTTTGCGCAAGGCATCAGGAATGCGGCTTTCCCACCAAACGAGGTGCGGAATGCCCGATTTTTTGGCCATAAAAAAACGACGATGGGTCGATTGCTTGCCACAAGGGCCAATCATTTCAAATGGCACAGGCAGCGATGGGTAGGTTAACGTAGACATTGCCTCTACACTTTCTACATTTATTTCGTATCAGGGGAGATTTTTTCTCAAAGGCGATTATATCATGCTATGCAAGCCCCCTAGCTATGCGATAATACTGCCATGAAGAAATTTAAACGCCCAAAAATTGTAACCTTGGCAGTCCGCCTCACCATCACGATGGTGGCGGTTAGTGTCTTGCCATTAGCATTAATTGCATTAATTATTCTATTAGGTGTCCGCATCAGCGAAGCTGATCGCCGCAGCTTAGAATTAAATAATCAGCTTGAATTGTATGTAGCCTTTGCTGAGCAATTGATTGCCAGCGATGGCGATTTGCAATCAGCTAGCAATATTTTGTTGAGTCGGCCAGTTGGGAGTGGCGATGGGGCAATTCGGGTGTTTGGCAGTGCGGGCCAGATTTTTGGGGCCAATGGCTCAAACTCGGCTTTTCCCAGCCGTGCTGCCGCCAGCCAATTTGTGACCAGCATTCCAACCGTGTTTGTGGCCGAGACCCGTGGTCGGCGCTATGTGGCGGGCCAAGTCCGTTGGCAGCAAAAAGTTGTGGGGGTGATTGAGGTTTCGCAAAGCGTCGAAGATGAAGATCGCTTGTTGCGAGTGTTGATTCGTTTTGTGTTTATTTCGATTGGTTTGGCCTTTGCAGCGGCCTTTTTAGGCTCTTCGTTGGTGGCCCGTTGGTTAGCCCGTATGATTGGTCAATTGCGTGAAACGGCTGAACAAGTGGCTGATGGTGATTTAACTGAACGGGCACTTGAACGTGGCCCATCCGAAATTGTGCAATTGGCGCGTTCAATCAATACCATGACCGACCAACTAGCCGAGCGTTTATCGCGGATCGAGCAGCAATCTGAGGCTCAGCGGCGCTTTTACCGTGATGTTTCGCATGAATTGCGCACCCCAATGATGGCCTTGGGCGGCTATTTGGAAAATATCGAGGATGCCGAGAACGCTGATGAACAAGCTCAATCGATTCGGGCAATGCAGGCCGAAATTGCCCGTTTGGCGCGTTTGGCCGATGAGCTTTTGCGCAATGATGCTCAGCCCAGCTTGACCCTTGGCCCCAAACAAACCCTCGATCTTGGTGCGATGATCCACGAATTGGTGCAGAATTTGAGCGGGCGGGCACAACGGAGCGGCGTTGAATTATTGGCCCAAGTTCCGCCGCGTCCAATTGTGGTCGAGGCTGATCGCGACCGTTTGAAGCAGGCTTTATTAAATTTGTTTGATAATGCTTTACGGGCCACCCCACCAGGCGGCCAAATTAGCATGCGCGTCAGTTTGACCGCCGATCAGGTGGTGATTGATGTGCAAGATACTGGCGAAGGGATTCCGACCGCCTTGCGTGAGGCAATTTGGGAACGGGGCGTGCGTGGTGCTGAAGGTGGCTCAGGCTTGGGCTTGGCAATTGTCCGCACAATTTTGCGTGCTCATGGCGGTGAAGCTATGCTAATTCCTAGTGAGCAAGGCGCACATATTCAATTACGCCTGCCAATTGATGGGTAATGCTGGAGCGATTTTGATTCAACATCTCATAACTGCTGCCGATTGCCAACGTTGCTATCAGGCTATGCTTGAGCGTTATCCACTTCAGCGCTTAAC
This region of Herpetosiphon gulosus genomic DNA includes:
- a CDS encoding VWA domain-containing protein — protein: MSTLTYPSLPVPFEMIGPCGKQSTHRRFFMAKKSGIPHLVWWESRIPDALRKQQMVVQIADQAGSEVAILDVQSLTLQQLLDTAGSLPAQVAAQYALGLIETAEFNHRQRTALTASNLYGPSLLDLGSQGTIVPKIDPSAGQKAGPIPAQLLPVNEQPSPQCDIYYIGALIAWMLSGQFAPQGNPLAMLPAIDGTLRSILQRATAANPSQRPSAQDLGQQIQDWLSGKVTPVAKKKPSHLKWLAGAIATAAIMWLVIYALSRRDTVPNTSFGTAEANGETTDFNQGNTSNGLMQLEDIDGVEINRIDDTRFPEIDMYLSVMRPTGVITDVPRQNVSVFQNDNPIEGFSWVNLSRVKDPLNIMLVMDTSGSMGPSKEGLTDGGLDAAKIAALDFLDHLPSNANVGLIHFGTLVTVDHSLTDDIEAVRQSITELKPEGQTAIYDALAISYTQLRRAKGQTFIVLISDGADTASKGDNYDSIVTKANKAKIPTYIIGLTSPEFDGKLLEDLQRDTKAMIYQTPSKEQLSSFYGEVAEEVSGQYRASFNIPDSYNTGDEIMLKVEVNAGDGRLVTKERKYIHP
- a CDS encoding HAMP domain-containing sensor histidine kinase, whose amino-acid sequence is MKKFKRPKIVTLAVRLTITMVAVSVLPLALIALIILLGVRISEADRRSLELNNQLELYVAFAEQLIASDGDLQSASNILLSRPVGSGDGAIRVFGSAGQIFGANGSNSAFPSRAAASQFVTSIPTVFVAETRGRRYVAGQVRWQQKVVGVIEVSQSVEDEDRLLRVLIRFVFISIGLAFAAAFLGSSLVARWLARMIGQLRETAEQVADGDLTERALERGPSEIVQLARSINTMTDQLAERLSRIEQQSEAQRRFYRDVSHELRTPMMALGGYLENIEDAENADEQAQSIRAMQAEIARLARLADELLRNDAQPSLTLGPKQTLDLGAMIHELVQNLSGRAQRSGVELLAQVPPRPIVVEADRDRLKQALLNLFDNALRATPPGGQISMRVSLTADQVVIDVQDTGEGIPTALREAIWERGVRGAEGGSGLGLAIVRTILRAHGGEAMLIPSEQGAHIQLRLPIDG